AGGTAAAGTTGCATTAGGAGACGATCCAAAAGAGGTAGCTAATAATATTGAAGCACACATATTAAGTAAAAGAAAGGGACTGGGGTTGTAAGGCATTAGGCATTTTCAAATAAATAACTAGTCAGTATGCTAGCATATTTGACTTGCTATTTTCTTTCAAATGCCTTATTAAATGGACGGCTAAAAATAATAGCCGTCCATTTTTAACCCTGAATCTTAGCTTCGGGAACTTAAAAAACAAGAATATGTTTGTGTGTATATGTATTAAATAGAAAGGGAGGTTATTTAAATTTATGAAAATGACTTTTTATTGAGCTGTAAATTGAGCTATAAAATCATCCTCATTATCCCAGGGTAAAACGTCTCCGTCCTCCCGAAGATAATCTAAAATTTGCCATACCCCTTTTTTTGTATAAGAACTTATGCGAAAAATTGTTTTACATCCAGCAAGTTTTAACCATTCCTCTGCCCGATCGGGATTAGCATTAGGTCGGTCTATTTGTGTTACTATACCTATAACTTCACGGTTTACAAGAGGTCTAATATTAGGGGGATATATAGAATAGGGTTCTATGGCACTAAGCAATAGACCTACTACATCTGCTTCATAAGAATATATAGCAAGAGCACTTGCTAACGATCTATTTTCTGCATATTCCCCTGGGGTGTCAATAATTACATCAAAATTATTAATATATTGAGTTTTGTGGTAAGAGATTTCTTGCCCTCTTAAAGTTTGGGTTAAAGTAGTTTTTCCGCATTCGCTCCTGCCAAACAAAATTAATTTTTTCATGTATGATCACCTACGTTCTTGTCATTTCACATGTTGTAAAGCCAAGA
The genomic region above belongs to Clostridium sp. AWRP and contains:
- the eutP gene encoding EutP/PduV family microcompartment system protein, which encodes MKKLILFGRSECGKTTLTQTLRGQEISYHKTQYINNFDVIIDTPGEYAENRSLASALAIYSYEADVVGLLLSAIEPYSIYPPNIRPLVNREVIGIVTQIDRPNANPDRAEEWLKLAGCKTIFRISSYTKKGVWQILDYLREDGDVLPWDNEDDFIAQFTAQ